A DNA window from Turicibacter sp. TJ11 contains the following coding sequences:
- the galE gene encoding UDP-glucose 4-epimerase GalE translates to MKVLVTGGAGYIGSHAVYALIEQGHDVVVVDNLVTGHRGDVHPNATFYHGNIGDYRFMTEVLRKENVDGVIHFAAYSLVGESMTNPYKYYDNNMSGTNVLLKAMVDCGVQNIVFSSTAATYGEAQNIPILETDPTNPTNVYGETKLAMERMINWYHKAHETNYVSLRYFNVAGAHPSGLIGEKHDPETHLIPIILQVASGRREAINVFGDDYDTADGTCIRDYIHVCDLAEAHILAMQYLVNGGESTICNLGNGEGFSVLEMIEAAREVTNHPIPAVISPRRAGDPAKLIASSKKAQDILGWTPKHPEVKDMIASAWAVEKNK, encoded by the coding sequence ATGAAAGTTTTAGTAACAGGTGGAGCAGGGTATATTGGATCACACGCTGTTTATGCTTTAATTGAACAAGGGCATGACGTTGTAGTGGTGGATAATTTAGTAACAGGACATCGCGGGGATGTTCATCCAAATGCAACGTTCTATCATGGAAACATTGGTGATTATCGTTTCATGACAGAAGTTTTACGTAAGGAAAATGTCGATGGTGTGATTCACTTTGCTGCTTACTCATTAGTTGGGGAAAGTATGACAAATCCTTATAAGTATTATGACAATAACATGAGTGGAACAAATGTTTTATTAAAAGCGATGGTTGATTGTGGCGTTCAAAATATCGTCTTCTCATCAACAGCAGCGACTTATGGGGAAGCTCAAAATATTCCAATCTTAGAGACAGATCCAACGAATCCAACGAATGTTTATGGGGAAACGAAATTAGCGATGGAGCGTATGATTAACTGGTATCATAAAGCACACGAAACAAACTATGTTTCATTACGTTACTTTAACGTAGCGGGAGCTCATCCATCAGGATTAATTGGAGAAAAACATGATCCAGAAACGCATTTAATTCCAATTATTTTACAAGTTGCATCAGGACGTCGTGAAGCGATTAATGTTTTCGGTGATGACTATGATACAGCAGATGGAACTTGTATCCGCGATTACATCCATGTTTGCGATTTAGCAGAAGCTCATATTTTAGCGATGCAATACTTAGTTAATGGTGGAGAAAGTACAATCTGTAACTTAGGAAATGGAGAAGGATTTAGTGTTCTTGAAATGATTGAAGCAGCACGCGAAGTAACCAATCATCCAATTCCAGCTGTTATTTCACCACGTCGTGCAGGAGATCCTGCGAAGTTAATTGCTTCAAGTAAAAAAGCTCAAGATATTTTAGGTTGGACACCAAAACATCCTGAAGTTAAAGATATGATTGCTAGTGCTTGGGCAGTAGAAAAAAATAAATAA
- a CDS encoding galactokinase: MKIETLKDAFTKVFGEEKEMKVFFSPGRVNLIGEHIDYNGGCVFPAAITYGTYAIVSPREDQKVRLYSGNFEDRGIIEFDLSDLSHTEDEHWSVYVKGVMVQFKEAGFNIPTGFDAYVFGTIPNGSGLSSSASLELLVSQILKELHGYEISMVDMVKLSQKAENSYVGVNCGIMDQFAIGMGKKDYAIKLNTNDLSYEYAQANLGDNSILIMNTNKKRELADSKYNERREECDKALELLQTQADIKFLCDLTVAEFEKVAHVLTDEVLYRRAKHAVTENERVKLAIDVLSNGDLKEFGQLLNQSHTSLRDDYEVTGKELDTIVELACAQEGVLGARMTGAGFGGCAIALVQNDAVEAVKSAIAKGYKEVIGYDADLYVATIGDGTKTLA; this comes from the coding sequence ATGAAGATTGAAACGTTAAAAGATGCATTTACAAAAGTGTTTGGTGAAGAAAAAGAAATGAAGGTATTTTTCTCGCCAGGTCGTGTTAATTTAATTGGGGAGCATATCGATTATAATGGTGGATGCGTCTTTCCGGCAGCTATTACTTATGGAACATACGCCATTGTTTCACCACGTGAGGATCAAAAAGTACGTTTATATTCGGGGAATTTCGAAGATCGTGGAATTATTGAATTTGATTTAAGTGATTTATCACATACAGAAGATGAGCACTGGAGTGTTTATGTTAAAGGTGTAATGGTTCAGTTTAAAGAAGCTGGATTTAACATTCCAACAGGTTTTGATGCTTATGTATTTGGAACGATTCCAAATGGTTCAGGATTATCATCATCAGCATCACTTGAATTACTAGTTTCTCAAATTTTAAAAGAATTACATGGATATGAGATTTCAATGGTTGATATGGTTAAGTTATCTCAAAAAGCAGAAAACAGCTATGTTGGGGTTAATTGCGGAATTATGGATCAATTCGCTATTGGAATGGGGAAAAAAGATTACGCGATTAAATTAAATACAAATGATTTAAGTTATGAGTATGCTCAAGCTAATTTAGGAGATAACTCAATCTTAATTATGAATACAAATAAAAAACGTGAATTGGCAGATTCAAAATATAATGAACGTCGCGAAGAGTGTGATAAAGCATTAGAATTATTACAAACACAAGCTGATATTAAATTCTTATGTGACTTAACAGTGGCTGAATTTGAAAAAGTTGCTCATGTTTTAACAGATGAGGTGTTATACCGTCGTGCAAAACATGCTGTGACTGAAAATGAGCGTGTAAAATTAGCGATTGATGTATTATCAAATGGAGATTTAAAAGAGTTTGGACAATTATTAAATCAATCTCATACGTCATTACGTGATGATTACGAAGTAACAGGAAAAGAATTAGATACAATTGTTGAGTTAGCATGTGCACAAGAAGGTGTATTAGGGGCACGTATGACAGGTGCAGGATTTGGAGGATGTGCGATTGCTTTAGTTCAAAACGATGCAGTCGAAGCCGTTAAATCAGCGATCGCAAAAGGATACAAAGAAGTAATCGGATACGATGCAGATTTATATGTAGCAACAATCGGAGACGGAACGAAAACATTAGCATAG
- a CDS encoding NUDIX hydrolase, protein MTNDVFGEKLVNQTYVDREGVYAVILNDKNEVATVRLPHGYFLPGGGLEGVESKEACLRRECIEELGWNIEINQFVCKASNYYYSNYRHLYLHATGHFYLATKLEQITQPIERDHELVWLSLDECLSQLHLDHQAWAVKKAMQLI, encoded by the coding sequence ATGACTAATGATGTATTTGGTGAGAAGTTAGTAAATCAAACTTATGTGGATCGTGAAGGAGTTTATGCTGTTATTTTAAATGATAAAAATGAAGTTGCAACGGTTCGGTTACCTCATGGTTATTTTTTACCTGGAGGTGGTTTAGAAGGTGTTGAAAGTAAAGAAGCGTGTTTACGTCGTGAATGTATAGAAGAACTTGGCTGGAACATTGAAATTAATCAATTTGTTTGTAAAGCCTCAAATTATTATTACTCCAACTATCGCCATCTTTATTTACATGCAACAGGTCACTTTTACTTGGCAACGAAATTAGAACAGATCACGCAACCAATTGAGCGTGATCATGAGTTAGTGTGGCTCAGTTTAGATGAATGTTTAAGTCAACTTCATCTCGATCATCAGGCCTGGGCAGTTAAAAAAGCCATGCAGTTAATCTAA
- a CDS encoding aldose epimerase family protein, protein MIAYQAVEKGTINGINVVEYCMKNEALEVRFLNIGGVLTKVAMAADQYEQNLVLNFDNVESYFNNGCYLNAIIGRTSNRIKNGQFTINNQTYQLDLNNGPNNLHGGAECLTYADFNVTQIPAGYALTTTLPHQENGFPGNVTIKVCYTLEDNNFIVSYEATTDQDTIVNLTQHAYFNLSGNLSSTIYNHELQIKADYVAEVDDHSSFTGQLIPVANTLFDFNKPTIIDPKDKERLPLFEKTSGYDHLYILSDKKEIATLKDLASNRQLTVSTTSPSMQFYAGNFLTDDLIFEGNRKGEMHLGACFETHLIPFDFESQILKPGEVYSQQTTFTFTK, encoded by the coding sequence ATGATAGCCTATCAGGCAGTAGAAAAAGGAACAATTAACGGAATTAACGTGGTTGAATACTGTATGAAAAATGAAGCATTAGAAGTGCGCTTCTTAAATATTGGTGGCGTTTTAACTAAAGTAGCTATGGCTGCTGATCAGTACGAACAAAACTTAGTTTTAAACTTTGATAACGTTGAAAGCTACTTCAACAACGGATGTTACTTAAATGCCATTATCGGTCGTACATCAAATCGAATTAAAAATGGACAATTCACCATTAATAATCAAACTTATCAGTTAGATTTAAATAATGGCCCAAATAACTTACATGGAGGGGCTGAGTGCTTAACATATGCAGACTTTAATGTGACACAAATTCCAGCGGGATATGCCTTAACAACGACGCTTCCGCATCAAGAGAATGGTTTTCCAGGAAACGTCACTATTAAAGTTTGCTACACACTAGAAGATAATAACTTCATTGTTTCTTATGAAGCAACGACAGATCAAGATACGATCGTTAACTTAACTCAACATGCTTACTTTAATTTATCTGGAAATTTAAGTTCTACGATTTATAACCATGAACTACAAATTAAGGCTGATTATGTAGCAGAAGTTGATGACCATTCATCATTTACTGGACAATTAATCCCTGTTGCCAATACTTTATTTGACTTCAATAAACCAACCATTATTGATCCAAAAGACAAAGAGCGTTTACCACTCTTTGAAAAAACATCAGGTTATGATCATCTATACATTTTATCTGATAAAAAAGAGATTGCGACATTAAAAGATTTAGCTTCAAATCGTCAATTAACCGTTTCAACAACCTCACCTTCTATGCAATTTTATGCTGGAAACTTTTTAACAGATGACTTAATCTTTGAAGGTAACCGCAAAGGAGAAATGCATTTAGGTGCTTGCTTTGAAACGCATTTAATTCCATTTGATTTTGAATCACAAATTTTAAAACCTGGTGAGGTTTACTCACAACAAACAACGTTTACATTCACAAAATAA
- a CDS encoding LacI family DNA-binding transcriptional regulator, whose protein sequence is MAKIKDIADLTGFSITTVSRVLNQDKNFNVSDETRLKIMATAEKLNYVPLSKRNKTTKKNTTLTIGLVYWYSMAEEITDPYYMSIRLAIENHCQSHHINLQKIYLPLTSFDDISAMNLDGLIALGKYSDEEIQNLQTLTRHLVLVDCYSKHYNIDVVMADLKEATKDIISYLYDLQLKKIGFICGVEKTLDGQELLDIRLTTYINQMSKLKAFHQNNVYLGSFTADSGYEIMSDIIKQGKLLDAYIVASDAMAIGCLKALNENNIKVPDVVSIISYDNISLSQYTIPSLTTIDMNTKHMGETALDLLIERITNDREIAKKVTIPTRLIKRSSSQ, encoded by the coding sequence ATGGCTAAAATCAAAGATATTGCCGATTTAACAGGATTTTCAATCACAACGGTTTCACGTGTTCTAAATCAAGATAAAAACTTTAACGTATCGGATGAAACACGTTTAAAAATTATGGCCACCGCTGAAAAACTAAATTACGTCCCTTTAAGTAAACGTAATAAAACGACTAAAAAAAATACCACTTTAACGATCGGTCTCGTTTATTGGTATTCAATGGCTGAAGAGATTACTGATCCTTATTACATGTCTATCCGTTTGGCTATTGAAAATCACTGTCAGTCCCATCATATTAATTTACAAAAAATCTATTTACCACTAACCTCATTTGATGACATTTCAGCGATGAATTTAGATGGATTAATCGCCTTAGGTAAATATAGTGACGAGGAAATTCAAAATCTTCAGACGTTAACTCGTCATCTTGTGTTAGTAGATTGTTACTCTAAACACTACAATATTGATGTCGTGATGGCTGATTTAAAAGAGGCAACAAAGGATATTATTTCTTATCTATATGATCTACAACTGAAAAAGATTGGTTTCATTTGTGGCGTTGAAAAAACACTCGATGGTCAAGAATTACTAGATATTCGCTTAACGACTTATATTAATCAAATGTCAAAACTAAAAGCATTCCATCAAAATAATGTTTACTTAGGATCATTTACGGCTGACTCTGGATATGAAATCATGTCGGATATTATTAAACAAGGGAAGTTATTAGATGCTTATATTGTTGCTTCTGATGCGATGGCGATTGGATGTTTAAAAGCATTAAACGAAAATAATATTAAAGTACCAGATGTTGTTTCAATTATTAGTTATGACAATATCTCATTATCACAATATACGATCCCATCGTTAACAACAATTGACATGAACACAAAACATATGGGAGAAACCGCACTTGACTTGCTCATCGAACGTATTACAAATGATCGTGAAATCGCCAAAAAAGTAACGATTCCAACACGCCTCATTAAACGTTCAAGCAGTCAGTAA
- the galT gene encoding UDP-glucose--hexose-1-phosphate uridylyltransferase has product MNINYEINRLISFGLQHDMIKEADLLYAANKIIDILKVPSFEYEAVQLEPMENPSEILEAMLDYAKENGVLECDSVDHRDLLDTKIMDCLMPRPSEVVQTFEDFHAQNPKEATKYYYDLSKASNYIRVSRVAKNLSWKAKTKYGNLDITINLSKPEKDPKAIAMAKSLPSSNYPKCLLCQENVGYAGTLNHPARQNHRIIPLELTKEEWFLQYSPYVYYNEHCIVLKGAHEPMKISRLTFERLLEFVSQFKHYFLGSNADLPIVGGSILTHDHFQGGAYEFAMETAPILKTLNVLNYEDVEVGFVNWPLSVLRLKGESRERLVELGDIILNAWREYSDEALGIFASTDGTPHNTITPIARFKNGKYELDLVLRNNRTSDEHPDGIYHPHAHLHHLKKENIGLIEVMGLAVLPGRLKDELEIVKQALVARDSKMLEESGLEKHLPWLNEMLGRYESVSTDEAMSIVETEVGQKFVEILECCGVYKLTDEGLEGIQRFINSINCSL; this is encoded by the coding sequence ATGAACATCAATTATGAAATTAATCGTTTAATCAGTTTTGGATTACAGCATGACATGATTAAAGAAGCAGATTTATTATATGCTGCTAACAAAATCATCGATATTTTAAAAGTTCCATCATTTGAATATGAAGCAGTACAATTAGAGCCGATGGAAAATCCAAGTGAAATCTTAGAAGCGATGCTAGATTACGCTAAAGAAAATGGAGTTCTTGAGTGCGATAGCGTGGACCATCGCGATCTATTAGATACAAAAATCATGGATTGTTTAATGCCACGTCCATCTGAAGTGGTTCAAACGTTTGAAGATTTTCATGCTCAAAATCCAAAAGAGGCAACAAAATATTATTATGATTTAAGTAAAGCTTCAAATTATATCCGTGTCAGTCGTGTGGCTAAAAACTTAAGCTGGAAAGCAAAAACGAAGTATGGAAACTTAGATATTACCATTAACTTATCTAAACCTGAAAAAGATCCAAAAGCGATTGCGATGGCAAAAAGCTTACCAAGCTCAAACTATCCAAAATGTCTACTCTGCCAAGAAAATGTAGGATATGCAGGGACATTAAATCATCCAGCTCGACAAAATCATCGCATTATTCCGCTTGAATTAACAAAAGAAGAATGGTTTTTACAATACTCGCCATATGTTTATTACAATGAGCACTGTATCGTTTTAAAAGGTGCTCATGAACCAATGAAAATCTCACGTTTAACGTTTGAACGTTTATTAGAGTTTGTTAGTCAGTTTAAACATTATTTCTTAGGATCAAATGCAGATTTACCAATCGTTGGAGGATCAATTTTAACGCATGATCACTTCCAAGGTGGAGCGTATGAGTTTGCGATGGAAACAGCTCCAATTTTAAAAACGTTAAATGTCTTAAACTATGAAGATGTTGAAGTTGGATTTGTGAATTGGCCGTTAAGTGTCTTACGTTTAAAAGGAGAAAGCCGTGAACGTCTTGTAGAATTAGGAGATATTATTTTAAATGCATGGCGTGAATATAGTGATGAAGCCTTAGGAATTTTTGCTTCAACGGACGGTACTCCACATAACACGATTACTCCAATTGCTCGCTTTAAAAATGGAAAATATGAATTAGATTTAGTATTACGTAATAATCGTACATCAGATGAGCATCCAGACGGAATTTATCATCCACATGCTCACCTACATCACTTGAAGAAAGAAAACATTGGATTAATTGAAGTTATGGGATTAGCGGTATTACCTGGACGTTTAAAAGATGAGCTTGAAATCGTTAAACAGGCGTTAGTAGCTCGTGATTCAAAGATGTTAGAAGAATCAGGACTTGAAAAGCACCTTCCTTGGTTAAATGAAATGTTAGGACGTTATGAATCAGTAAGCACTGATGAAGCAATGTCTATTGTTGAAACTGAAGTTGGACAAAAATTTGTTGAAATTTTAGAGTGTTGTGGTGTATATAAATTAACGGACGAAGGATTAGAAGGAATTCAACGATTCATTAATTCAATTAATTGTTCATTATAA
- a CDS encoding aminopeptidase P N-terminal domain-containing protein, producing MLEILKSRRQKLGANIKDNSLLILLSGEAPVRSGDQFYEYTPHRNFYYLTNLDRPKMVYVLRKINGIMEDYLFIETVSEVEEKWTGKRMSADEAKEMSGIKNVFPESELRSMLGRWLLNDPFENAYFDFERGSYHHQDTIQVQFAKELKRQYPFLHVQNIYQAITALRLIKSEDEIANMRTAIEKTRLGIESLMKNSKPGMYEYQLEAHYDFTIKTEGVKKTSFHTIAAAGENATVLHYDRNDSVCRDGDLILFDLGCEWKYYCSDISRTFPINGKFTDRQRAVYQAVLDAQVATIEMIKPGVSLQDLNEFARKKLAEGCKSLGLIEKDEEISKYYYHGIGHYLGLDTHDVGGRGGVLQPGMVITIEPGLYIAEEGIGIRIEDDILITKDGHENLSKDIIKSIEDIEAFMA from the coding sequence ATGTTAGAAATCTTAAAATCTAGACGTCAAAAACTAGGGGCAAATATTAAGGATAATTCATTATTAATCTTATTATCAGGGGAAGCACCGGTTCGTTCAGGTGATCAATTTTATGAGTATACACCACATCGTAACTTTTATTATTTAACGAATTTAGATCGTCCTAAAATGGTTTATGTTTTACGTAAAATTAATGGGATAATGGAAGATTACTTATTTATTGAAACTGTTTCAGAAGTGGAAGAAAAGTGGACTGGAAAGCGTATGAGTGCTGATGAAGCAAAAGAAATGTCAGGAATTAAAAATGTATTTCCTGAAAGTGAATTACGCTCCATGTTAGGTCGTTGGTTATTGAATGACCCTTTTGAGAATGCTTATTTTGATTTCGAACGTGGATCATATCATCACCAAGACACAATTCAAGTTCAATTTGCAAAAGAATTAAAACGCCAATATCCGTTTTTACACGTTCAAAATATTTATCAAGCTATTACTGCACTACGTTTAATTAAATCTGAAGATGAAATTGCTAATATGCGTACAGCGATTGAAAAGACACGTCTTGGAATTGAAAGTTTAATGAAAAATTCAAAACCAGGAATGTATGAATATCAGTTAGAAGCACACTATGATTTTACAATTAAAACAGAAGGTGTTAAAAAGACATCTTTCCATACCATTGCAGCAGCGGGAGAAAATGCGACAGTCTTACATTACGATAGAAACGATTCAGTTTGCCGTGATGGGGATTTAATCTTATTTGATTTAGGATGTGAGTGGAAGTATTATTGCTCAGATATTTCACGAACATTCCCTATTAACGGAAAGTTCACGGATCGTCAACGAGCAGTTTACCAAGCGGTATTAGACGCTCAAGTGGCAACGATCGAAATGATTAAACCTGGTGTCTCATTACAAGATTTAAATGAGTTTGCACGTAAAAAATTAGCTGAAGGCTGCAAATCATTAGGATTAATTGAGAAAGATGAAGAGATATCAAAATACTACTATCATGGAATTGGTCATTACTTAGGATTAGATACTCATGATGTTGGTGGTCGTGGAGGTGTATTACAGCCAGGTATGGTCATTACCATTGAACCAGGATTATACATCGCTGAAGAAGGAATTGGAATTCGTATCGAAGATGATATTTTAATTACAAAAGATGGACATGAAAATTTATCAAAAGATATTATTAAATCGATTGAAGACATTGAAGCATTCATGGCTTAA
- a CDS encoding YafY family protein translates to MEKDKDHRINRVLSIYQRLEKGQILNKDQLALEFGVNNKSIQRDIEHLRFYLANQPDCANLELKYSRKHRGYQLLGSKNHSFDRKKILLMLKILLASRPLNQKEISDLINMLLVQLDEPDQKLIKELIGNEVFNYVPLRHDSDLIDKVWDLSQIINRQQMIKISYLRHDERRLHRNLKPVSIMFSDFYFYLIAYMEEPKYYLFSYDKLNNDYLRVFRVDRIESYEALDEKFYLPYSNRFEEGEFRKRIQFMFLGELIKVKFEFHGSLIEPVLDRLPTATILEQEFNKYVIEAEVYGKGIIMWLMSQSTRIRVLSPPSLVEEMKNEIRRLSQMYDQ, encoded by the coding sequence ATGGAAAAAGATAAAGACCATCGAATTAATCGAGTTTTATCTATTTATCAGCGCCTAGAAAAAGGACAAATATTAAACAAGGATCAATTAGCTCTTGAATTTGGAGTTAACAACAAATCCATTCAAAGGGATATTGAGCATCTGCGGTTTTACTTAGCCAATCAGCCTGATTGCGCGAATTTAGAGTTGAAGTATAGTCGAAAACATCGAGGGTATCAGTTACTAGGTAGTAAAAATCATAGCTTTGATCGAAAGAAAATTTTATTAATGCTGAAGATTTTATTAGCTAGTCGACCGTTAAATCAAAAAGAAATAAGTGATTTAATTAATATGTTACTTGTTCAATTAGATGAACCTGATCAAAAGCTCATAAAAGAATTAATAGGAAATGAAGTGTTTAACTACGTTCCATTAAGGCATGACAGTGATTTGATTGATAAGGTTTGGGACTTAAGTCAAATTATTAATCGTCAGCAGATGATTAAAATCTCATATCTTCGTCATGATGAGCGAAGACTACATCGAAACTTAAAACCCGTCAGTATCATGTTTTCGGATTTTTACTTTTATCTAATTGCTTATATGGAAGAACCAAAATATTACTTATTTAGTTATGATAAATTAAATAATGATTATTTACGAGTGTTCCGAGTGGATCGAATTGAAAGCTATGAAGCGTTAGATGAAAAGTTTTATTTACCTTATTCTAACCGATTTGAAGAAGGGGAATTTAGAAAAAGAATTCAGTTCATGTTCTTAGGCGAATTAATTAAAGTAAAATTTGAATTTCATGGCTCTTTAATTGAACCTGTTCTAGATCGATTACCGACTGCCACCATTTTAGAGCAGGAGTTTAATAAATATGTCATTGAAGCGGAAGTGTATGGTAAAGGAATTATTATGTGGTTAATGAGTCAATCAACAAGAATTAGAGTCTTATCACCTCCAAGTCTTGTTGAAGAGATGAAGAATGAAATTAGGCGTTTATCACAGATGTATGATCAATAG
- a CDS encoding GNAT family N-acetyltransferase — MKFLIDEIKGSEYLLDVLSTNKEALRLYQRFGFKINVTKKQKILLRLRLTRTISMKYSSDNR; from the coding sequence TTGAAATTTTTAATCGATGAGATAAAGGGAAGTGAATACTTACTAGATGTCTTATCGACAAATAAAGAAGCCCTTCGTTTATATCAGCGATTTGGATTTAAAATAAACGTAACAAAGAAACAAAAAATCTTACTTAGGCTAAGATTAACGCGAACCATTTCAATGAAATACAGTTCGGATAATAGATGA
- a CDS encoding Na/Pi cotransporter family protein — translation MNVLLIIIRLFFGLGLFLYGMRQMSNALKALAGDKLKETVSTTITSPYKGALIGCLFTALVQSSSAITVLVVGLVDAGLMTLLQATGVIMGANLGTTITTQLITLNLTDFIPGFILLGAIVMILSKNKKFYHIGHFLFSFGILFLGLEVVKLSMNPIVSSDLFQRLIFNVQGSSLMCILLGMSITFLIQSSSASTAILISLVSTGAITLHTAIPILFGHEIGTCLTAILSSLGGNTAGKQAALIHFTFNMLGTLLFLPFIDLLIEFTAIFSATPERQIANSQLFFNLSTVILFLPFSKLFVKFAQTIFHTPTQSSYQRYQ, via the coding sequence ATGAACGTACTACTAATTATTATTCGTTTATTTTTTGGGCTTGGCCTTTTTTTATATGGAATGAGACAAATGAGCAACGCGTTGAAAGCATTAGCTGGTGATAAACTTAAAGAAACTGTTTCGACTACTATTACTTCACCGTATAAAGGTGCACTAATCGGTTGTTTGTTTACCGCACTTGTACAAAGCAGTTCCGCTATTACTGTATTAGTCGTGGGATTAGTTGATGCTGGACTTATGACACTATTGCAAGCAACAGGGGTAATAATGGGAGCAAATTTGGGAACGACGATTACGACTCAGCTTATTACTTTAAACCTTACCGACTTTATTCCTGGATTTATTCTTTTAGGAGCTATCGTTATGATCCTTTCTAAAAATAAAAAATTTTATCACATTGGGCATTTTCTTTTTAGTTTTGGGATACTTTTTTTAGGACTTGAAGTTGTAAAATTATCAATGAATCCCATCGTATCATCTGATTTATTTCAACGATTAATTTTTAATGTTCAAGGAAGTTCATTAATGTGTATTTTACTTGGAATGTCGATTACATTTTTAATTCAAAGTTCATCTGCCTCTACCGCCATTTTAATCTCTCTTGTTTCAACAGGGGCGATTACGCTTCATACAGCTATTCCTATCTTATTTGGTCATGAAATTGGAACTTGTTTAACAGCCATCCTTTCTAGCTTAGGAGGAAATACCGCAGGTAAACAGGCAGCTTTAATTCATTTTACCTTTAATATGTTAGGAACACTACTTTTCTTACCATTTATTGATTTATTAATTGAGTTTACCGCTATATTTAGTGCCACACCGGAACGACAAATTGCAAACTCACAACTCTTTTTTAACTTATCAACTGTTATTTTATTTTTACCTTTTAGTAAATTATTCGTTAAATTTGCTCAAACTATTTTTCATACTCCAACTCAATCCTCTTATCAACGTTATCAATGA